One Halobacterium wangiae genomic window, GGTCCTCCGCGAGGAAGTCGGCCTGCTCGAAACTGGCGTCGATCCCCGTCGCCCCGTACGCGCCGGCGCCGCTGACGACGACTGCAACGACGATGACGACGTACGGCGCGGTCGTGGCGAGTTTCGCGCCGACGCCGAGGAACCGGTTGACCGACCCGCGACCGCTCCCGACGGCCGGTTTCACGCGGTCGACGCCCCGGGACTCCAGGTACGTGTCGAGTTCGACCTTCAGGGCGGGGAGGAGGACGCCGAAGACGAGCAGGGTGGCGACGATGCCGATAGCGCTGACGACGCCGAGCTGTCGGAAGACCGACAGCGGACTCGTGAGGTTGGAGAGGAAGCCGATGACGGTCGTCGTGGTGACGTAGACGAGCGCCACGCCGACGCTCCCGAGCGCGACGGCCATGGCGCGACTCGGCGAGACGTCGCTGGACTCGCGGGCTTCCCGCGAGCGCATGACGACGTGCAGTCCGTAGTCGATCGACAGCCCGATGAGCAGGACGAGGACGACGATGAACGGCTGGCTGAACGCGATGTCGAACCAGCCCATCGCCCCGAACGTCCACACGAGCACGAGGACGACCCCGAGCAGTCCGAGCAGGACGTCGAGGAGGTCCCTGTAGACGACAACAAGGACGAGGAGGACGAACGCGATAGCGAGCGGGCCGACCAGCAGGACGCTGTCGACCATCGAGTCCGTGATCTCCGTGGAGACGACGCCGTCCCCGTAGATGAGGACGGACATCGAGCCGTCGGCCGGGGCGAGGTCCGCCATGGCCGCCTGCGCGTCCTCGATCTCGGCGGGGGCGTCGCCGGGCGCGAACGACCCGCCGGAGGACTCCTGGGTGACCACCAGCAGGGTCGCGTTCACCGACGACGAGCCCGGCTCGTAGTAGTCCGGCATGAACGCTAACGCCCGCGACGACTGGCGCGTGTCGCCAGCGAGCACCTCGGAGGTCAGCGACTCGACCTCGGAGTCGTTCAGCGACCGCAGTGCGTCCACCTGCTCGTCGAGGGAGGGGTCGAGTTCCTGGAGTGCTCGTCGGTCCTCGGACAGGGCCGCGTACTCCTCGGCGAGGATGCGTCGCGTGACGTTCCCCTCCGCGTCCGTCCCGTTCTGTCCGCCGGTGCTCGCGTTCGCGTCGGCCGACCGTCGCTCCTCGACGCTCCGCACGAACAGCGCGTAGTCGGCGTCCGTGAGGGTCACGGACGTGTTCTCGTCCACGGCGTCGAACGCCGGTCGCACGCTCGCGTTCGGGGAGTCAGCGAGCGACGTGAGCGCGTCGTCCAGTGCCGCACTCGTCTGGTCGAGTGCCACCTGGCGGGTTCGAAGCTCCCCTGCCCGTTCTTCGCGGACCGCCGTGGTAGCGACGAGGTTCGCGGCGCTCCGCGTCGAGTCGTTCTCGACGAGCGTGTCCGCGACCGTCTCGTCCTCGCGTAACGCTTGCTCGTACTCGAGTGTCGCGACGAGCGTCTCCCGGTCGAGCACGTCGTCGTCCCTGACGACGACCTGTGCAGTGGTTCTGTCTCCCTCCCCCCTGGAGAAGTTCGCGTCCGCGTAGTCGAGCGCGTCGGCCTCCTCGGCGTCCGTCTGGAACTGGTCGAGGGACGTCGACCGCTCGACCATCGGGATGCCGGCGGCGACGACGGCAGACGCGACGAGCATGACCGCGACGACGACGCGAGCATTCTCCGTGATCGCCCCGGGAACGTCCGGTATCATCGGTGGTCCGCCCTGGAGGTGGTCGTCTCGGCGGGGGCGGGTGGCCCAGTGACGGCTGCGTCGGCCACAGTGCGGAGACGCGCAACGTCACTGTCCGAACCCCGACGTGTCCGACGTAACGGCCCCGAGTCGTCGTGTGCGACTGTTTTCGGCATCACGTCGAGGTACGAATCTAGGCTGGTTAGTCGCTGGTGCGAGCATTCGAGGCAGTCACTAACATGTTCGCAACGCACGTTATTCAGAGCGACCGGATAGGACGAGGTACCGACCGTGCCCCACGCGAAACTCACCATCGACGTCCCGGAGCACACCTGGATCGGCGAGATATCGTCGGACCACCCCGAACTGCTGTTCGAGGTCGTCACGAGCATCCCCGGGGAGGACAGTGGCATCGGGCTCGTCCGCCTGACCGCCACCAACCCGCTGCCGGTCATCACCGACATCCAGACCCGCGACGACGTCGACGCGCTCGAACTGCTGTGGAAACACGAGGACGAAGCACTCCTGCAGATCCAGTCGTCGAACCCGCTGC contains:
- a CDS encoding MMPL family transporter; its protein translation is MIPDVPGAITENARVVVAVMLVASAVVAAGIPMVERSTSLDQFQTDAEEADALDYADANFSRGEGDRTTAQVVVRDDDVLDRETLVATLEYEQALREDETVADTLVENDSTRSAANLVATTAVREERAGELRTRQVALDQTSAALDDALTSLADSPNASVRPAFDAVDENTSVTLTDADYALFVRSVEERRSADANASTGGQNGTDAEGNVTRRILAEEYAALSEDRRALQELDPSLDEQVDALRSLNDSEVESLTSEVLAGDTRQSSRALAFMPDYYEPGSSSVNATLLVVTQESSGGSFAPGDAPAEIEDAQAAMADLAPADGSMSVLIYGDGVVSTEITDSMVDSVLLVGPLAIAFVLLVLVVVYRDLLDVLLGLLGVVLVLVWTFGAMGWFDIAFSQPFIVVLVLLIGLSIDYGLHVVMRSREARESSDVSPSRAMAVALGSVGVALVYVTTTTVIGFLSNLTSPLSVFRQLGVVSAIGIVATLLVFGVLLPALKVELDTYLESRGVDRVKPAVGSGRGSVNRFLGVGAKLATTAPYVVIVVAVVVSGAGAYGATGIDASFEQADFLAEDPADWLKDLPEPIAPGTYTAETAIDTLNADFVRHDTTATILVRGDVTDPATLDRLDSARANASSVDATETYADGEAAVTDPITVMDRVADRNESFAATLAAADTDDDGVPDQNVSAVYDELYRVAPEDAGNVLHSDDGSYEALRMVVTVDGDVEGEAVREQMAWIADDVDGDGVTAIATGDVVVNQITADQLAETAVTSLVVALLSVLVVLAVAYRFTERSASLGVVTIVPVAFTLTWVLGTMALLEIPFNIVTGMITGLTIGLGVDYSLHVSERFNQELADADSVATALEETVVGTGGALLSSAATTAIGFAVLLVAILPFLQSFGLITALTIVFAFLASVFVLPSLLAVWARLSGRAPDADPGDEPTPAVGGVTRTIERRYALPDQSVPVSVSLHGVDGRVSLDERVPGEVEALDVAPEPVAVTRDDGAVSVFWDVERSSSTPTVSYTVELPQEHSDGDTFAFDGVVEDATGQRAVVGDDTVTVVADVFQRVLERGTVTDEDVEIAVERDDVTPEEFDRIRRAWLDGF